The Corylus avellana chromosome ca8, CavTom2PMs-1.0 genome has a segment encoding these proteins:
- the LOC132189323 gene encoding protein NRT1/ PTR FAMILY 5.5-like isoform X2, with the protein MSLLAMSTPPVLSRFAGNCDDYQPNCIGDTQKALFYTALALIAFGISGHMTSLESFGNQQEELDQTANGPVDLVRKLPGFFAVILLPIVGGIALPFIKPWSVRFGIPAICTTLATFLFISGSPSYTNVEPQGSPLTTVFRVFVASASKMFSQWDANHQLYGNHQVNPDSVPQTPSHANHQVSLNSLPQTPSLRCLDKAAMIVPTQTLEQQVQNKWKLCKVTEVEETKIFIRMIPMWSTFIMCGVVSSIGATYFLEQANKMNRKVGRLIVPLPILLIFHDITKSMSAKFYVKMVKMLSGKYAALIGMIAAMLFSILCCITAAKVETRRIDIIKSHGILDPNEKIPMSMFWLVPQYLLLGVLDGISGYLLGDRDEISGYSIACFFIGKIPASMSSCLLFCTRGVFGAGLVGSVLSVYVVGKVSERGGKPSWFQDTLNKSRLDKYYWTLAVLSSVNLFLSILVAIWYNYQQSSIEEIRTPGYQESDMPPNDDVQCCCCCA; encoded by the exons ATGAGCTTATTGGCAATGTCAACACCACCAGTCCTTTCTAGATTTGCAGGCAACTGTGATGATTACCAGCCAAATTGCATTGGTGATACCCAAAAGGCTCTCTTCTACACAGCATTAGCCCTCATAGCTTTTGGGATATCTGGTCATATGACATCCTTAGAGTCTTTCGGGAACCAACAAGAAGAGCTAGACCAAACAGCAAATGGTCCAGTTGATCTAGTGAGAAAATTGCCCGGCTTCTTTGCTGTGATTCTTCTCCCAATTGTTGGAGGAATTGCGCTTCCATTTATAAAGCCGTGGTCTGTCCGATTTGGAATACCAGCAATATGCACAACACTTGCAACTTTTCTGTTTATAAGTGGTTCACCTTCGTACACAAATGTTGAACCGCAAGGGAGTCCTCTCACAACTGTTTTTAGAGTTTTTGTAGCTTCTGCTTCCAAGATGTTCTCTCAGTGGGATGCTAATCATCAGCTCTATGGAAATCATCAAGTTAATCCTGACTCTGTTCCTCAAACCCCAAGCCATGCAAATCATCAAGTTAGTCTCAACTCCCTGCCTCAAACCCCGAGTCTCag GTGCCTTGACAAGGCTGCCATGATAGTCCCAACCCAAACTCTAGAGCAACAAGTACAAAATAAATGGAAACTTTGCAAGGTGACAGAAGTAgaggaaacaaaaatttttatacGCATGATACCCATGTGGTCGACTTTCATTATGTGTGGGGTTGTGAGTTCCATAGGAGCCACTTATTTTTTAGAACAAGCAAATAAAATGAATCGCAAGGTTGGAAGATTGATTGTCCCTCTTCCTATTCTACTAATCTTCCATGACATTACCAAATCAATGTCTGCTAAATTCTATGTCAAAATGGTTAAAATGTTATCAGGAAAATATGCAGCTCTTATTGGAATGATAGCAGCCATGTTATTTTCTATACTATGTTGCATCACAGCTGCAAAAGTGGAGACAAGGAGGATAGACATAATCAAAAGCCATGGGATACTTGACCCTAATGAGAAGATCCCAATGAGCATGTTTTGGCTTGTTCCACAGTATCTCCTTCTTGGTGTCCTTGATGGAATCTCTGGTTACCTTCTTGGTGATCGTGACGAAATCTCTGGTTACAGCATTGCTTGTTTCTTCATTGGTAAAATTCCTGCCTCTATGAGCTCTTGCTTGCTATTTTGCACCCGGGGTGTTTTTGGAGCAGGACTTGTGGGTAGTGTGCTTTCTGTTTATGTGGTGGGCAAGGTCAGTGAAAGGGGAGGAAAACCGAGTTGGTTTCAGGACACACTAAATAAAAGTCGCTTGGATAAGTACTATTGGACACTGGCAGTGTTGAGTTCTGTAAACCTTTTCCTCAGCATCTTGGTGGCAATTTGGTACAACTATCAACAATCATCAATTGAAGAGATTAGAACTCCAGGGTATCAAGAATCTGACATGCCTCCTAATGATGATGTACAATGTTGCTGTTGTTGTGCATAG
- the LOC132189323 gene encoding protein NRT1/ PTR FAMILY 5.5-like isoform X1: MVAKVRIAVLVWADILAGYATWVMMTYLTTVWKLDIVRAGAIVNVFVGLQFIIPVGMSFLVDAFLGYYRMLLLSSLACCFGMSLLAMSTPPVLSRFAGNCDDYQPNCIGDTQKALFYTALALIAFGISGHMTSLESFGNQQEELDQTANGPVDLVRKLPGFFAVILLPIVGGIALPFIKPWSVRFGIPAICTTLATFLFISGSPSYTNVEPQGSPLTTVFRVFVASASKMFSQWDANHQLYGNHQVNPDSVPQTPSHANHQVSLNSLPQTPSLRCLDKAAMIVPTQTLEQQVQNKWKLCKVTEVEETKIFIRMIPMWSTFIMCGVVSSIGATYFLEQANKMNRKVGRLIVPLPILLIFHDITKSMSAKFYVKMVKMLSGKYAALIGMIAAMLFSILCCITAAKVETRRIDIIKSHGILDPNEKIPMSMFWLVPQYLLLGVLDGISGYLLGDRDEISGYSIACFFIGKIPASMSSCLLFCTRGVFGAGLVGSVLSVYVVGKVSERGGKPSWFQDTLNKSRLDKYYWTLAVLSSVNLFLSILVAIWYNYQQSSIEEIRTPGYQESDMPPNDDVQCCCCCA; encoded by the exons ATGGTGGCGAAAGTCAGAATAGCAG TTCTGGTGTGGGCTGACATACTAGCAGGGTACGCCACGTGGGTGATGATGACATACTTAACAACTGTATGGAAGCTTGACATCGTCCGTGCTGGTGCAATTGTAAATGTGTTTGTAGGTTTACAATTCATAATACCTGTAGGCATGTCCTTCCTTGTGGATGCTTTCCTAGGCTACTATCGCATGCTCTTGCTCTCCAGTCTTGCTTGCTGCTTT GGGATGAGCTTATTGGCAATGTCAACACCACCAGTCCTTTCTAGATTTGCAGGCAACTGTGATGATTACCAGCCAAATTGCATTGGTGATACCCAAAAGGCTCTCTTCTACACAGCATTAGCCCTCATAGCTTTTGGGATATCTGGTCATATGACATCCTTAGAGTCTTTCGGGAACCAACAAGAAGAGCTAGACCAAACAGCAAATGGTCCAGTTGATCTAGTGAGAAAATTGCCCGGCTTCTTTGCTGTGATTCTTCTCCCAATTGTTGGAGGAATTGCGCTTCCATTTATAAAGCCGTGGTCTGTCCGATTTGGAATACCAGCAATATGCACAACACTTGCAACTTTTCTGTTTATAAGTGGTTCACCTTCGTACACAAATGTTGAACCGCAAGGGAGTCCTCTCACAACTGTTTTTAGAGTTTTTGTAGCTTCTGCTTCCAAGATGTTCTCTCAGTGGGATGCTAATCATCAGCTCTATGGAAATCATCAAGTTAATCCTGACTCTGTTCCTCAAACCCCAAGCCATGCAAATCATCAAGTTAGTCTCAACTCCCTGCCTCAAACCCCGAGTCTCag GTGCCTTGACAAGGCTGCCATGATAGTCCCAACCCAAACTCTAGAGCAACAAGTACAAAATAAATGGAAACTTTGCAAGGTGACAGAAGTAgaggaaacaaaaatttttatacGCATGATACCCATGTGGTCGACTTTCATTATGTGTGGGGTTGTGAGTTCCATAGGAGCCACTTATTTTTTAGAACAAGCAAATAAAATGAATCGCAAGGTTGGAAGATTGATTGTCCCTCTTCCTATTCTACTAATCTTCCATGACATTACCAAATCAATGTCTGCTAAATTCTATGTCAAAATGGTTAAAATGTTATCAGGAAAATATGCAGCTCTTATTGGAATGATAGCAGCCATGTTATTTTCTATACTATGTTGCATCACAGCTGCAAAAGTGGAGACAAGGAGGATAGACATAATCAAAAGCCATGGGATACTTGACCCTAATGAGAAGATCCCAATGAGCATGTTTTGGCTTGTTCCACAGTATCTCCTTCTTGGTGTCCTTGATGGAATCTCTGGTTACCTTCTTGGTGATCGTGACGAAATCTCTGGTTACAGCATTGCTTGTTTCTTCATTGGTAAAATTCCTGCCTCTATGAGCTCTTGCTTGCTATTTTGCACCCGGGGTGTTTTTGGAGCAGGACTTGTGGGTAGTGTGCTTTCTGTTTATGTGGTGGGCAAGGTCAGTGAAAGGGGAGGAAAACCGAGTTGGTTTCAGGACACACTAAATAAAAGTCGCTTGGATAAGTACTATTGGACACTGGCAGTGTTGAGTTCTGTAAACCTTTTCCTCAGCATCTTGGTGGCAATTTGGTACAACTATCAACAATCATCAATTGAAGAGATTAGAACTCCAGGGTATCAAGAATCTGACATGCCTCCTAATGATGATGTACAATGTTGCTGTTGTTGTGCATAG
- the LOC132189297 gene encoding uncharacterized protein LOC132189297 isoform X2 yields MIVANSFDLWQKDTFFSAAEEVQESADAMESAYRRWVRERRETLSPKDLDELCTELQTALGTAKWQLEEFARAVRLSYGHRGNDNTTARHRQFIDAIENQISLVETALRESFNVEGKQPLHWVNLDEDERDELATFLSGTSQSSQSAKDEYLELKPSMKSSLLENHAQRKDADLKYSAACDTDFSNDMEGLKDVSCVKKDGNHVITIESNEIHGRMDDVICQADRITNNTRRTWSSPNFSELKIIIPDEDEPINKLMLSVEDTPKEKGLKPIFRKQRRGEFLQVQGVVNLFNQYLLYFTRLDKVVCLWHVIKMRGIGALSEARKV; encoded by the exons ATGATAGTTGCAAACAGCTTTGATCTATGGCAGAAGGACACCTTCTTTTCTGCGGCCGAGGAGGTTCAGGAGTCTGCTGATGC AATGGAATCAGCCTACAGGAGATGGgtaagagagaggagagaaactCTATCACCAAAGGATTTGGATGAACTATGTACGGAGTTGCAAACTGCTTTAGGTACTGCAAAATGGCAG TTGGAAGAGTTTGCGAGGGCTGTCAGGTTGAGCTATGGACATCGTGGCAATGACAATACAACGGCTAGGCATAGACAATTTATTGATGCCATTGAAAACCAAATATCACTTGTTGAAACAGCGTTAAGGGAATCTTTTAATGTGGAAGGAAAGCAACCCCTTCACTGGGTAAACTTGGATGAAGATGAACGTGATGAGTTAGCCACATTTCTCTCTGGCACCTCCCAGAGCTCGCAAAGTGCAAAAGATGAATATTTAGAGCTCAAACCTTCCATGAAAAGCTCTCTGTTGGAGAATCATGCTCAGAGAAAAGATGCAGACCTCAAGTACAGTGCTGCCTGTGACACAGATTTTTCTAATGATATGGAAGGTCTTAAAGATGTTAGTTGTGTCAAGAAGGATGGAAATCATGTCATAACGATAGAATCAAATGAAATTCATGGACGGATGGATGATGTAATTTGTCAAGCAGATAGAATAACTAATAATACAAGAAGAACGTGGAGTTCTCCAAATTTTAGTGAATTGAAGATCATAATACCTGATGAAGATGAACCTATAAATAAACTAATGCTGAGCGTTGAGGACACACCTAAAGAAAAAGGATTGAAACCTATCTTCCGGAAGCAAAGGCGTGGGGAGTTTCTTCAGGTCCAGGGAGTGGTTAATTTGTTCAATCAG TACCTTTTGTATTTTACTCGGCTTGATAAAGTGGTATGTTTATGGCACGTGATCAAGATGAGAG GAATTGGAGCCCTTTCTGAAGCAAGGAAAGTTTGA
- the LOC132189297 gene encoding uncharacterized protein LOC132189297 isoform X1: MIVANSFDLWQKDTFFSAAEEVQESADAMESAYRRWVRERRETLSPKDLDELCTELQTALGTAKWQLEEFARAVRLSYGHRGNDNTTARHRQFIDAIENQISLVETALRESFNVEGKQPLHWVNLDEDERDELATFLSGTSQSSQSAKDEYLELKPSMKSSLLENHAQRKDADLKYSAACDTDFSNDMEGLKDVSCVKKDGNHVITIESNEIHGRMDDVICQADRITNNTRRTWSSPNFSELKIIIPDEDEPINKLMLSVEDTPKEKGLKPIFRKQRRGEFLQVQGVVNLFNQFGRVGGFQRQLQSPLHLPFRCSVQVTLALMLTIFLIVPFVFYSA, from the exons ATGATAGTTGCAAACAGCTTTGATCTATGGCAGAAGGACACCTTCTTTTCTGCGGCCGAGGAGGTTCAGGAGTCTGCTGATGC AATGGAATCAGCCTACAGGAGATGGgtaagagagaggagagaaactCTATCACCAAAGGATTTGGATGAACTATGTACGGAGTTGCAAACTGCTTTAGGTACTGCAAAATGGCAG TTGGAAGAGTTTGCGAGGGCTGTCAGGTTGAGCTATGGACATCGTGGCAATGACAATACAACGGCTAGGCATAGACAATTTATTGATGCCATTGAAAACCAAATATCACTTGTTGAAACAGCGTTAAGGGAATCTTTTAATGTGGAAGGAAAGCAACCCCTTCACTGGGTAAACTTGGATGAAGATGAACGTGATGAGTTAGCCACATTTCTCTCTGGCACCTCCCAGAGCTCGCAAAGTGCAAAAGATGAATATTTAGAGCTCAAACCTTCCATGAAAAGCTCTCTGTTGGAGAATCATGCTCAGAGAAAAGATGCAGACCTCAAGTACAGTGCTGCCTGTGACACAGATTTTTCTAATGATATGGAAGGTCTTAAAGATGTTAGTTGTGTCAAGAAGGATGGAAATCATGTCATAACGATAGAATCAAATGAAATTCATGGACGGATGGATGATGTAATTTGTCAAGCAGATAGAATAACTAATAATACAAGAAGAACGTGGAGTTCTCCAAATTTTAGTGAATTGAAGATCATAATACCTGATGAAGATGAACCTATAAATAAACTAATGCTGAGCGTTGAGGACACACCTAAAGAAAAAGGATTGAAACCTATCTTCCGGAAGCAAAGGCGTGGGGAGTTTCTTCAGGTCCAGGGAGTGGTTAATTTGTTCAATCAG TTTGGTCGGGTGGGTGGCTTCCAGAGACAATTGCAAAGTCCACTACACTTGCCGTTCCGTTGTTCTGTTCAAGTTACACTTGCTTTGATGCTAACTATTTTTTTGATTG TACCTTTTGTATTTTACTCGGCTTGA
- the LOC132189324 gene encoding uncharacterized protein LOC132189324 yields MERPSSDKAKQTDEDRIVLELSENDPHFDKKKKLLQNMGFNTEEQIFLKSSSCPNWISSTLKAMLQIARIIHLNEVELYFGEGDTCSPMEFYSSRNELEALNSILSLLDIQLSSDKCMQMNVLQELREAIIGMIHDFGGKNNVKTTILETQSCEKEECLSRWGESNGMRTRLQIAYVEGAGRGAIAREDLNVGDIALEIPVSIVISEELVRISDMFHILEKIDGISSETMLLLWSMKERHNCDSKFKIYFNTLPENFNTGLSFGVEATVALDGTLLLEEIIQAKEHLRTHYDELFPALCDNHPDTFPRELYTWTQFLWACELWYSNSMKVMFPDGNLKTCLIPIAGFLNHSLYPHILHFGKIDPATNSLKFCLSRPCGAGEQCFLSYGNFSSSHLITLYGFLPQGNNPYDVIPLDIEAAQDDCAEGGCTSNWGSHMVRATWLSNNRDIFYYGLPSPLLDCLRRAWSPMLQTKTLQQESLENEMEILKHLCSIFGKMMDDLGDGDLDDRRSENWDVRLAVEFKDRQRGIISSIITSCLSGLKQVEQECRKCMGEDTLG; encoded by the exons ATGGAG CGACCGTCATCTGATAAAGCTAAACAGACTGACGAGGACCGAATAGTTCTTGAGCTATCTGAAAATGACCCCCATTTTGATAAAAAGAAG AAATTACTTCAAAATATGGGTTTTAATACCGAGGAACAGATTTTTCTTAAGAGCTCTTCATGTCCCAATTGGATAAGTTCGACCTTGAAAGCAATGCTTCAGATAGCAAGAATCATACACTTAAATGAG GTAGAACTTTATTTTGGCGAGGGTGATACATGTTCACCAATGGAATTTTACAGCTCCAGGAATGAGCTGGAAGCTCTTAATTCTATCCTTTCACTTCTTGACATACAACTCTCTAGTGATAAGTGCATGCAAATGAATGTCCTGCAAGAATTACGGGAAGCAATTATTGGTATGATCCATGATTTTGGGGGCAAGAACAATGTGAAGACTACAATTTTAGAAACTCAAAGCTGTGAGAAAGAAGAATGTTTGTCACGATGGGGTGAAAGCAATGGCATGAGGACAAGGTTGCAGATAGCTT ATGTTGAAGGGGCTGGCAGAGGAGCCATAGCAAGAGAAGATCTAAATGTTGGAGACATTGCTTTGGAGATCCCTGTATCTATTGTCATTTCTGAGGAGCTAGTGCGCATATCTGACATG TTTCATATATTAGAGAAGATTGATGGCATCTCTTCAGAGACAATGTTATTGTTGTGGAGCATGAAGGAGAGGCACAATTGTGATTCAAAATTCAAGATTTACTTTAACACGCTTCCAGAAAATTTCAATACAG GGTTGAGCTTTGGAGTTGAAGCAACTGTGGCTCTGGATGGGACCTTGCTGTTGGAAGAGATAATACAAGCAAAAGAG CACTTGCGTACTCATTATGATGAGTTATTTCCTGCACTGTGTGATAATCATCCTGATACATTTCCACGGGAACTATACACATGGACGCAATTCTTATGGGCTTGTGAACTCTGGTACTCGAATAGCATGAAAGTAATGTTCCCTGATGGAAACCTGAAGACATGCTTAATTCCTATTGCTGGCTTTCTTAACCATTCG TTATACCCACACATATTGCACTTTGGCAAAATAGATCCTGCAACAAATTCCTTGAAGTTCTGTCTCTCAAGACCATGCGGTGCAGGAGAACAATGCTTTCTTAGTTATGGGAACTTCTCTAGTTCTCATCTAATTACCTTGTATGGCTTTTTACCACAAGGAAACAACCCATATGATGTCATTCCACTGG ACATTGAGGCTGCACAGGATGATTGTGCTGAGGGTGGATGCACATCCAACTGGGGCTCTCACATGGTGCGGGCTACTTGGCTCTCGAACAATCGCGATATTTTCTACTACGGCTTGCCATCGCCATTATTGGACTGTCTACGGAGAGCTTGGAGTCCTATGCTGCAGACCAAGACCTTA CAACAAGAAAGCTTggaaaatgaaatggaaattcTTAAACACCTTTGCTCTATCTTTGGCAAGATGATGGACGATCTTGGTGATGGAGATTTGGATGACAG AAGAAGCGAGAATTGGGATGTAAGGCTGGCAGTGGAGTTCAAAGATCGACAAAGAGGAATCATCTCTTCAATTATAACTTCATGCCTTTCTGGTTTGAAGCAAGTGGAACAAGAATGTCGCAAATGCATGGGTGAGGACACCCTTGGGTAG